A genomic region of Candidatus Melainabacteria bacterium contains the following coding sequences:
- a CDS encoding MFS transporter, with the protein MSSEPLSSEPLPASNAASESSPTREAPELSRARAAVGFVFFVNGAVVATWASRIPAIQVKLALGTGNLGIALLSMAFGALAAMSFAGALSARFGSRPVIVWTLVFTCLTLIFPAYAPDLTSLSASVAALGLFAGSMDVAMNAHAVAVERAYQRPIMSAFHALFSIGGIAGACLGAVMASLKISPELHFPAVAAVLLLSGLLCKGWLLPASADKTGAKVSGSMHLDTLKLLSSSSFLLALSVMMFCCFLVEGAMGDWSGVFLQQSLKTDAGFAALGYAGFSVAMTAGRLLGDKLNTRFGAAAMVRYGCLVALVGLCLIIFPANPVLALCGFSLIGLGVANIVPICFTSAGNAPNMEPGPTIATVALVGYFGLLAGPPIIGFAAEILTLRVALALLCILLISMIFLARFVRSAP; encoded by the coding sequence TTGTCATCGGAACCTTTGTCATCGGAACCACTACCTGCAAGTAACGCCGCTTCTGAGTCGTCACCGACACGCGAAGCTCCGGAGCTGTCACGGGCTCGAGCCGCAGTAGGTTTTGTCTTTTTCGTCAATGGCGCTGTTGTTGCCACCTGGGCCTCGCGCATTCCGGCGATTCAAGTCAAGTTGGCTCTCGGCACCGGTAACCTTGGCATCGCGTTGTTAAGCATGGCATTCGGTGCGCTTGCAGCAATGTCGTTCGCTGGAGCGCTTTCCGCTCGTTTCGGCAGTCGTCCTGTAATCGTCTGGACCCTTGTTTTTACCTGCCTCACCCTGATATTTCCGGCTTACGCCCCAGACCTGACTAGTCTTTCAGCTTCAGTCGCCGCTCTTGGTTTGTTTGCCGGGTCGATGGATGTAGCTATGAATGCGCATGCTGTAGCCGTCGAACGTGCTTACCAGAGACCTATTATGTCGGCATTTCATGCTTTGTTCAGTATCGGCGGTATTGCCGGGGCTTGTTTGGGGGCGGTTATGGCGTCTTTGAAAATCTCGCCTGAACTGCATTTCCCCGCTGTAGCAGCGGTTTTGTTGCTTTCCGGACTTCTTTGTAAGGGCTGGTTGCTGCCCGCATCTGCAGACAAGACTGGTGCGAAGGTAAGCGGCTCTATGCATCTTGACACACTGAAACTTCTATCCAGCTCCAGTTTCTTGCTGGCTCTCAGTGTGATGATGTTCTGTTGTTTTCTCGTGGAAGGTGCAATGGGCGACTGGAGCGGAGTGTTTTTGCAGCAGTCACTGAAAACCGACGCTGGATTTGCCGCTCTCGGCTATGCTGGGTTTTCGGTGGCAATGACTGCGGGGCGGTTGCTTGGCGATAAGTTGAATACCAGGTTCGGTGCAGCTGCAATGGTTCGCTACGGCTGTTTAGTGGCGTTAGTCGGATTGTGTCTCATAATATTTCCCGCAAACCCGGTCTTGGCTTTGTGTGGATTTTCATTGATCGGTTTGGGTGTGGCAAATATCGTGCCGATTTGTTTTACATCAGCCGGAAATGCACCAAATATGGAGCCTGGACCGACCATTGCAACCGTTGCGCTGGTCGGCTACTTCGGCTTACTTGCCGGACCTCCTATCATCGGTTTTGCCGCTGAAATTTTGACCTTAAGGGTAGCATTAGCACTTCTTTGTATTCTCTTAATAAGCATGATTTTTCTGGCTCGTTTTGTGCGTTCAGCGCCGTAG
- a CDS encoding DUF1963 domain-containing protein, translating to MQTPLDKQSRPMKLLAAVDLHDLALRNSSLPGSSGYLPQHGIINVFVSHYIEQCQSKDRTCFKIIWTHGNALAPHVTPTGEETTAASSQPTPRIMTGISNLSITTDTHPRIEEAKAICAFSSNGITYNEARANDDCYSHLIAQAHKWRLLLRISDEQTDYLILIHEDDPAQEQLEKAWLVRFKRE from the coding sequence ATGCAGACGCCCCTGGATAAACAGTCCCGCCCAATGAAACTGCTTGCCGCAGTTGATCTGCACGATTTGGCGCTGCGAAATTCAAGCTTGCCAGGGTCGAGTGGATACTTGCCTCAACACGGCATCATTAATGTCTTTGTCAGTCATTACATCGAGCAATGTCAATCGAAGGACAGGACGTGTTTCAAGATAATCTGGACACATGGGAATGCGCTCGCACCACATGTGACACCAACAGGCGAGGAGACAACAGCCGCTTCATCACAGCCGACTCCTCGGATTATGACTGGAATCTCCAATCTCTCAATCACCACAGATACTCACCCCCGCATCGAAGAGGCGAAGGCAATCTGCGCGTTTTCCTCGAACGGCATAACATATAACGAAGCAAGAGCAAATGATGACTGTTATTCGCATCTTATCGCCCAGGCACACAAATGGCGTCTACTCCTGCGCATCAGTGATGAGCAAACCGATTATCTAATCTTGATTCACGAGGATGACCCGGCTCAAGAGCAGTTAGAAAAAGCATGGCTCGTGCGTTTTAAAAGGGAATAG
- a CDS encoding acetate/propionate family kinase codes for MNIVVVNSGSSSLKMSMFQTNDGSVPQQTAWDHEQDLDWQTESASEIDHKIESTLSEIWSGTNQVLRGPEEVGFVGHRIVHGGSLYSSPVELKPAVVQNLEQLNEFAPLHNPINLKALHSVQRILPKARHIAVFDTAFHATLPEEAAVYPGPYSWYKDLKIKKYGFHGISHKYCSEKAAAILGRKDLRLVSCHLGGGCSLAAVLNGISVETTMGFTPLDGLMMRSRSGAVDPGILIYLLKNHKYSVEDLDHVLNKESGMKGIFEKSADLRDIVKALGEGDIRAQLTFDMFTHRLAASVAAMVPALGGIDTLLFTGGIGEHSAQVRAAVCEKLSFFNLHLNAVLNEKHPADVDISSANSAVRILVVKAREDWQIASECAAFS; via the coding sequence ATGAACATCGTCGTGGTCAATTCTGGCTCCAGCAGCCTAAAAATGTCCATGTTTCAGACAAATGACGGTTCTGTGCCTCAACAGACAGCCTGGGACCACGAACAAGACCTCGACTGGCAAACAGAGAGCGCCAGCGAAATCGATCATAAAATTGAATCGACGCTGTCTGAGATCTGGAGCGGCACAAACCAAGTTTTACGAGGTCCGGAGGAAGTCGGCTTCGTCGGGCACCGCATTGTTCACGGTGGTTCACTTTATTCATCGCCCGTAGAGTTAAAGCCCGCGGTCGTACAAAACCTCGAGCAGTTGAACGAATTTGCGCCTTTGCACAATCCAATCAACCTCAAAGCGCTGCACTCCGTGCAGAGAATTCTGCCGAAAGCAAGGCACATAGCAGTTTTTGACACTGCCTTTCACGCCACCTTACCAGAGGAAGCGGCTGTCTATCCAGGTCCCTATTCCTGGTACAAAGACCTGAAGATCAAAAAATACGGATTCCACGGGATCAGCCACAAGTATTGCAGTGAAAAGGCTGCCGCTATCCTGGGACGCAAAGATCTGCGCCTCGTCTCCTGTCACCTCGGTGGTGGATGTTCACTGGCCGCAGTACTGAACGGAATCAGCGTCGAGACCACTATGGGCTTCACGCCTCTGGACGGCTTGATGATGCGCTCGCGCAGCGGCGCCGTGGACCCAGGCATACTGATCTATCTATTGAAAAACCACAAGTATTCAGTCGAGGACCTCGATCATGTCCTCAACAAAGAGTCGGGAATGAAAGGCATCTTCGAAAAGTCAGCCGACTTGAGAGACATCGTCAAAGCGCTAGGTGAGGGCGATATCCGCGCGCAATTGACTTTTGATATGTTCACGCACCGGCTGGCTGCCAGTGTAGCCGCCATGGTGCCGGCATTGGGCGGAATTGACACGCTCCTTTTCACAGGCGGAATTGGCGAACACAGTGCTCAGGTGCGCGCCGCCGTCTGTGAGAAACTCTCATTTTTCAACCTGCACCTGAACGCCGTGCTCAACGAAAAACATCCTGCCGATGTCGACATATCTTCAGCAAATTCGGCGGTGCGAATTCTAGTTGTGAAAGCCAGAGAAGATTGGCAAATTGCCAGCGAATGTGCGGCATTCTCATAA